A single region of the Massilia sp. erpn genome encodes:
- a CDS encoding sensor histidine kinase, with product MSPAPSAVRSSRSALPTLRQTAIVTAATLLLSWLLHALTSTPFATVFSRVGFVGGCLLMAYSAAGKWHPRWLAPGAARLFAIVLMAPLASLGTAVLSQGGNVLAYLHKTETLIGHILMVILALVFGLLFSLLAMRNERRANERADRLQAELERNTLERELLDARMRLLQAQIEPHFLFNTLANVEALVAAGSSNAGPVLRHLIAYLRAAMPRLGDADATLETELQLVRNYLELMRLRMPDRLQFTVAELPALAQLRFPAMALLTLVENAVRHGIDPSVDGGRIEVGGQRDPADGKVLLWVSDSGMGMSETAQPGTGLSNLRTRLQAFYGGDAHIELHEQAPRGLRVELHFYPEPKP from the coding sequence ATGAGTCCCGCGCCTTCCGCCGTCCGTTCGTCCCGCAGCGCCCTGCCTACCCTGCGGCAGACGGCGATCGTCACGGCAGCCACCTTGCTGCTGTCATGGCTGCTGCATGCGCTCACCAGCACGCCCTTTGCCACGGTATTTTCCCGCGTGGGCTTTGTGGGCGGCTGCCTGCTGATGGCCTATTCGGCGGCCGGCAAGTGGCATCCGCGCTGGCTGGCGCCAGGAGCGGCCCGGCTGTTCGCCATTGTGCTGATGGCGCCCCTGGCCTCGCTGGGTACGGCGGTGCTGAGCCAGGGCGGCAATGTGCTGGCCTATCTGCACAAGACCGAAACGCTGATCGGCCACATTCTGATGGTGATTCTGGCGCTGGTCTTTGGCCTGCTGTTCTCCCTGCTGGCGATGCGCAATGAGCGCAGGGCGAACGAACGTGCCGACCGGCTGCAGGCGGAGCTGGAAAGGAATACGCTGGAACGCGAACTGCTCGATGCGCGCATGCGCCTGCTGCAGGCCCAGATCGAGCCGCATTTCCTGTTCAATACCCTGGCGAATGTGGAAGCGCTGGTCGCCGCAGGCTCCAGCAATGCGGGACCGGTGCTGCGCCACCTGATCGCCTATCTGCGCGCCGCCATGCCGCGCCTGGGCGATGCCGACGCCACGCTGGAAACGGAATTGCAACTGGTGCGCAATTACCTGGAGCTGATGCGTTTGCGCATGCCGGACCGTCTGCAATTTACCGTGGCCGAACTGCCCGCGCTGGCCCAGCTTCGCTTTCCTGCCATGGCTTTGCTGACGCTGGTGGAAAACGCGGTCCGTCACGGCATCGATCCCAGCGTGGACGGCGGCCGTATCGAAGTGGGCGGCCAGCGCGATCCTGCGGACGGCAAGGTGCTCTTATGGGTAAGCGACAGCGGCATGGGCATGTCCGAAACGGCGCAGCCGGGGACGGGCTTGAGCAATCTGCGCACCCGCCTGCAAGCGTTTTACGGCGGCGACGCACATATCGAACTGCACGAGCAAGCGCCGCGCGGCCTGCGCGTGGAACTGCACTTTTATCCGGAACCGAAGCCATGA
- a CDS encoding coniferyl aldehyde dehydrogenase, with product MNSPHANPASVHPNFLLARQRSAFLHEGAPTLAQRRADLRRLKAVILARRSEIEQALKADFGHRSTHETTIMELVPLVHGINYLLRNLRRWMRPQKRQVPLHFQPASARIEYQPLGVIGIMVPWNYPMSLALMPLATAIAAGNRAMIKPSEYTPATTRLLQAMMAELFAPEQVAVVTGDASVGEAFSGLAFDHLVFTGSTAVGKAVMRAASEHLVPVTLELGGKSPAIVERGHDLERAAGSIAYGKLANAGQTCIAPDYVLVHEAEVDGFVQAYDQAVRTLYPEGPSSVNYTSIVNERHYGRICALLDDARAHGARVSEVGAQPDDARQRPHTLAPTLVLGASNEMRIMQDEIFGPVLPVITYRTLDEAIAHINAHPRPLALYYFGFDRASQRQVLDRTTSGNVTLNDTLLHFAQDDLPFGGVGPSGIGAYHGIEGFRALSHAKGIFQQSRINFSGLLRPPFGQLAQLIVKFLLR from the coding sequence ATGAACTCTCCTCATGCCAATCCCGCCAGCGTGCACCCCAATTTCCTGCTGGCGCGCCAGCGCAGCGCCTTCCTGCACGAGGGCGCGCCCACGCTGGCCCAGCGCCGCGCCGACCTGCGCCGGCTGAAGGCGGTGATCCTGGCGCGGCGGAGCGAGATCGAACAGGCGCTGAAGGCCGACTTCGGCCACCGCTCCACGCATGAGACGACGATCATGGAGCTGGTCCCGCTGGTGCACGGCATTAACTACCTGCTGCGCAATCTGCGGCGCTGGATGCGGCCGCAAAAGCGCCAGGTGCCGCTGCACTTCCAGCCGGCTAGCGCGCGCATCGAATACCAGCCGCTGGGCGTGATCGGCATCATGGTGCCGTGGAACTATCCGATGTCGCTGGCCCTGATGCCGCTGGCCACCGCCATCGCCGCCGGCAACCGCGCCATGATCAAGCCATCCGAATACACGCCGGCCACCACGCGCCTGCTGCAGGCCATGATGGCGGAACTGTTCGCGCCGGAACAGGTGGCGGTAGTGACGGGCGACGCCAGCGTGGGCGAGGCGTTTTCCGGCCTGGCGTTCGACCACCTGGTCTTTACCGGCAGCACGGCGGTGGGCAAGGCGGTGATGCGCGCGGCCAGCGAGCATCTGGTGCCGGTGACGCTGGAGCTGGGCGGCAAATCGCCCGCCATCGTGGAACGCGGCCATGACCTGGAGCGCGCCGCCGGCAGCATCGCCTACGGCAAGCTGGCGAACGCGGGGCAGACCTGCATCGCGCCCGATTATGTGCTGGTGCACGAGGCGGAGGTGGACGGCTTTGTACAGGCGTATGACCAGGCGGTGCGCACACTGTATCCGGAAGGGCCGTCCAGCGTGAACTACACCTCCATCGTCAATGAGCGCCATTACGGCCGCATCTGCGCGCTGCTGGACGATGCCCGCGCCCACGGCGCGCGCGTGAGCGAGGTGGGCGCGCAGCCGGACGATGCGCGCCAGCGTCCGCACACGCTGGCGCCGACGCTGGTGCTGGGCGCGAGCAATGAGATGCGCATCATGCAGGACGAGATTTTCGGCCCGGTGCTGCCGGTGATTACCTACCGCACGCTGGACGAGGCAATTGCCCATATCAACGCCCATCCGCGTCCGCTGGCCCTGTATTACTTCGGCTTCGACCGCGCCAGCCAGCGCCAGGTGCTGGACCGTACCACCTCGGGCAATGTGACGCTCAATGACACCTTGCTGCACTTCGCCCAGGACGACCTGCCTTTTGGCGGCGTCGGGCCGAGCGGCATCGGCGCCTACCACGGCATCGAGGGCTTCCGCGCGCTCAGCCATGCAAAGGGGATTTTCCAGCAGAGCAGGATCAATTTCAGCGGCCTGCTGCGGCCGCCATTCGGCCAACTGGCGCAATTAATCGTAAAGTTCTTGCTGAGATGA
- a CDS encoding TetR/AcrR family transcriptional regulator, with the protein MQEKERPYHHGDLKRVIIETALDMLREERGWQFTLREVARRAGVSHAAPYKHFPDKGALLTELALLGFAQMRQELAAAIESAPQNEVRRVFFAMAEAYVRFGVANPALYRLMFSADAGKIHDLYLSEIPMATFGLLLAILERGQQQGVLRQRPVQGQAAACWAQVHGFTLLSIDGLLLPEKVGDNAFEAALTTLLEGLEG; encoded by the coding sequence ATGCAGGAAAAGGAACGGCCCTACCACCACGGCGACTTGAAGCGCGTGATCATCGAAACGGCGCTGGACATGCTGCGCGAGGAGCGCGGCTGGCAGTTCACGCTGCGCGAAGTCGCGCGCCGCGCTGGCGTCAGCCATGCCGCGCCCTACAAGCATTTCCCCGACAAGGGCGCCCTGCTGACCGAGCTGGCGCTGCTCGGCTTCGCCCAGATGCGCCAGGAACTGGCTGCCGCCATCGAGAGCGCGCCGCAGAATGAGGTGCGGCGCGTTTTCTTCGCCATGGCCGAAGCCTATGTGCGCTTTGGCGTCGCCAATCCCGCGCTCTACCGCCTGATGTTCAGCGCCGATGCGGGCAAGATCCACGATCTGTATCTGAGCGAAATCCCGATGGCCACCTTCGGCCTGCTGCTCGCCATCCTGGAACGCGGCCAGCAGCAGGGCGTGCTGCGCCAGCGCCCCGTGCAGGGCCAGGCGGCCGCCTGCTGGGCGCAGGTGCACGGTTTCACCCTGCTCTCCATCGACGGCCTGCTGCTGCCGGAAAAAGTCGGCGACAACGCCTTCGAAGCGGCCCTGACTACTTTGTTGGAGGGGCTGGAGGGCTGA
- a CDS encoding heparinase II/III family protein — protein sequence MQKLPLRTLLSASLLTAFIPSITAAALPSPVKTVHPRILATQADFDRVKAMLPPANPSILPQDGGVLEFEISAGDYTPDGNENFERAIFGTYGTQEASLHIRHISNGETKDVAPIQVSLQNAKKNVAAIILSIEKRKPTKIKLEWDSNKRIASLTIGDGEAKKIWNDSDKKGLEWRPQNSPLDFTGRAADVFGNVNVKDLAGNKLFSQDITVHLAKNTLLQSAQTRVNELSNCPVSPGKKNTCNVVDASRSDITANGRIVAMAYKLTAEPKYLEAAKTLAKRMIDTPVADGGEYSMGARVGVMAVFYDWLYPELALTYPGSNVSYRDKLAEKIKETIKSHSLRVMICGYQQFTADKYACAAEPVYTNWQRGSTGNSIANTYLGGHSYSAVSEIAMGLLAIAGETADDVTPLLEVAYEHYRQGFFGAREYVMLDGGHHMGFAYGMSGESADRISMWRKALEPAQETIFPAEWMAKAIYPYIYALRPDGSYPARGDDFLARPGDIQIGDMALWAANEKGDKVAQGFYWNSVLPAQPNRSTLIARNLYYPQPAREASHLEELPKSRHFRVAGEVLMRDRWDADTTLLEFKSSNFMSENHQHLDQNSFSLYYKAPLLLDSGRYDEYGTAHWNNYYTRTIAHNSILVYDKDESFYMGDAPTPQKPSLFINDGGQWYKNPRITYPTVEEAKPNGPNYVDGISNFEDGENYSYVKANASKAYSASKMDQNTGFLRSVLYLRKPGLWHKPITVIFDSVTTEKLLPAISLLHTATDPVAPGQPTKLGGGRYQLNFGSLNKQILTVGNKEGLAQVQVVLPEQADIVKVGGYNSGDTCVQMDIDGRVVKALDQTNLPSGFNASDCRFTSRDLAGNYVNFPHWVNVNSSQDTGAWRLEIKAGQAPKERAPQYFLNVISVADNIGTPAVPTVTRLSNSIQGNAEVLRIESNTILAFNRGTLPATAIAWTIADQTVEDARQASVLAVGMKSNSKYALLTTTEGGKTKVELREAADGSYFSSSEGVVNIGF from the coding sequence ATGCAGAAATTACCACTTCGCACGCTTTTGAGTGCGTCGCTCTTGACCGCCTTTATTCCATCCATAACCGCCGCCGCCTTGCCGTCTCCGGTCAAAACCGTACATCCGCGCATACTGGCAACTCAGGCAGATTTTGACCGGGTAAAGGCCATGCTGCCGCCCGCCAATCCATCCATTCTGCCCCAGGATGGCGGAGTGCTGGAGTTCGAAATATCCGCTGGCGACTATACGCCGGATGGAAATGAAAACTTCGAGCGCGCAATTTTTGGCACCTATGGAACGCAGGAAGCAAGTTTGCATATTCGGCATATCTCCAATGGAGAGACAAAGGATGTGGCTCCTATTCAAGTCAGCCTGCAAAATGCAAAAAAAAATGTCGCAGCGATTATTCTCTCTATAGAGAAAAGAAAGCCGACAAAAATCAAACTGGAATGGGATTCCAACAAACGCATCGCCTCGCTCACGATTGGCGATGGCGAAGCAAAAAAAATCTGGAACGACTCCGACAAAAAGGGACTTGAATGGCGCCCGCAGAACAGTCCGCTGGACTTTACCGGCCGGGCCGCCGACGTGTTCGGTAACGTCAATGTCAAAGATCTTGCTGGCAACAAGCTCTTCAGCCAAGACATAACTGTTCATCTGGCAAAAAATACCTTGCTTCAATCTGCACAGACAAGGGTGAACGAGTTGAGTAATTGCCCAGTTTCGCCCGGTAAGAAAAACACCTGCAATGTCGTGGATGCATCACGTTCAGATATCACGGCTAACGGGCGCATCGTCGCCATGGCCTATAAGCTCACGGCCGAGCCCAAGTATCTGGAAGCGGCGAAAACGCTTGCCAAGCGCATGATCGACACGCCGGTTGCCGATGGCGGCGAATATTCCATGGGTGCGCGCGTGGGCGTCATGGCCGTATTTTATGATTGGCTGTATCCGGAGCTGGCGCTGACCTATCCCGGCAGCAATGTCAGCTATAGGGACAAACTGGCCGAAAAAATCAAGGAAACGATCAAATCGCACAGCCTGCGCGTCATGATTTGCGGGTACCAGCAATTCACCGCCGATAAATACGCCTGCGCAGCGGAACCGGTATATACCAACTGGCAGCGTGGCAGTACCGGCAATTCGATAGCGAACACTTACTTAGGCGGCCATAGCTATAGTGCCGTCAGCGAAATTGCGATGGGCCTGCTGGCCATTGCGGGGGAAACCGCGGATGACGTTACGCCTTTGCTCGAGGTGGCGTATGAACACTACCGGCAGGGCTTTTTCGGCGCCCGCGAGTATGTCATGCTCGACGGTGGCCACCATATGGGCTTCGCCTATGGCATGAGCGGCGAAAGCGCCGATCGCATTTCCATGTGGCGCAAAGCACTGGAGCCGGCCCAGGAAACCATTTTCCCGGCTGAATGGATGGCAAAAGCCATCTATCCCTACATTTACGCCTTGCGTCCAGATGGCAGTTATCCTGCGCGCGGTGATGATTTCCTGGCTCGGCCCGGCGATATCCAGATTGGCGATATGGCTCTCTGGGCAGCAAATGAAAAGGGGGATAAGGTAGCCCAAGGTTTTTATTGGAATTCTGTTCTGCCGGCCCAACCAAACCGCAGCACCCTGATTGCGCGTAATCTCTATTATCCTCAGCCAGCACGAGAAGCGTCGCATCTGGAGGAGCTGCCAAAATCCCGCCATTTCCGCGTGGCCGGTGAAGTGCTGATGCGTGATCGATGGGATGCCGATACCACCTTATTGGAATTTAAATCTTCCAACTTCATGAGCGAGAATCACCAGCACCTCGACCAGAATAGTTTCTCGCTGTACTACAAGGCGCCGCTGCTGCTGGATTCCGGGCGCTATGACGAGTACGGAACGGCCCACTGGAACAATTACTACACCCGTACTATCGCGCATAACAGCATCCTTGTTTACGACAAGGATGAGTCTTTCTATATGGGTGATGCGCCAACGCCGCAAAAACCCAGCCTCTTCATCAACGACGGCGGACAATGGTATAAAAATCCCCGCATCACCTATCCCACGGTGGAAGAAGCCAAGCCGAATGGGCCGAACTATGTTGACGGCATCAGCAATTTCGAGGATGGCGAAAATTACAGCTATGTAAAAGCCAATGCCAGCAAGGCCTATTCCGCCAGCAAGATGGACCAGAATACCGGCTTCCTGCGCAGCGTGCTGTATTTGCGCAAACCCGGCCTGTGGCATAAGCCGATTACTGTGATCTTCGACAGTGTCACCACCGAGAAGCTGCTGCCTGCCATCTCCTTGCTGCACACAGCGACCGACCCTGTCGCTCCAGGGCAACCTACCAAGCTGGGCGGTGGTCGTTATCAGCTCAATTTTGGCAGCCTGAACAAGCAAATTCTCACGGTCGGCAATAAGGAGGGGCTGGCACAGGTCCAGGTGGTGCTGCCGGAACAAGCCGATATCGTGAAAGTCGGCGGCTATAACAGCGGCGATACCTGCGTTCAGATGGACATCGACGGCCGGGTGGTGAAAGCCCTGGATCAGACCAATCTGCCGTCAGGATTCAATGCAAGCGACTGCCGCTTTACTTCGCGCGACCTGGCCGGGAATTATGTGAACTTCCCGCACTGGGTCAATGTGAACTCCAGCCAGGACACGGGCGCCTGGCGCCTTGAGATCAAAGCCGGGCAAGCGCCGAAAGAGCGGGCGCCTCAATACTTCCTCAACGTAATCAGCGTTGCGGACAATATTGGCACCCCTGCCGTTCCAACAGTAACCCGCTTGTCGAACTCGATACAAGGCAATGCCGAAGTGCTGCGGATCGAGTCGAATACGATTCTGGCCTTTAACCGCGGCACCCTGCCGGCAACAGCCATTGCCTGGACGATTGCCGACCAAACTGTGGAAGATGCGCGCCAAGCCAGCGTTCTGGCCGTCGGCATGAAGTCAAATTCCAAGTACGCCTTGCTGACGACCACGGAAGGCGGGAAAACCAAGGTAGAACTGCGGGAAGCGGCCGATGGCAGCTATTTCAGTTCGAGCGAAGGTGTGGTGAACATCGGCTTCTAA
- a CDS encoding DUF4424 family protein yields MKLIFAALLLPSFAFANDGIGAVSTGGIVFRKTDAIAMKKEVLNVSHDLISVDYEFVNESPRDVEETIIFPLPEYPVAIQMGNTYYGQPSGFSIYVDGRPVGFITRVQATLDERDVTTQLKKAGLSDAQIAFSAAFKDGAKVPELSARQRQQLMELGLIGELADGEIGSRWSVRVNYIWRQKFPARKVLRVHHEYRPFVSAGTGASTTADDFAQRYCADQAFFKAHEKIAARTEGGFPNARAVSYILKTGNTWKRGIEDFTLNIVKRSPVELVSLCFPGDFKRIDAQTLQVRLKNFRPADDLAIYFANVEHSEEDGSGVMPAAAK; encoded by the coding sequence ATGAAATTAATTTTTGCCGCCCTGCTCCTTCCCTCCTTCGCCTTTGCCAACGATGGCATCGGCGCCGTCAGTACCGGCGGTATTGTCTTCCGCAAGACCGACGCCATCGCCATGAAGAAGGAAGTACTCAACGTCAGTCATGATCTGATCAGCGTGGACTACGAGTTTGTGAACGAATCGCCGCGCGATGTGGAGGAAACCATTATCTTCCCGTTGCCTGAATATCCGGTGGCGATCCAGATGGGCAATACCTACTACGGCCAGCCCAGCGGCTTTTCAATCTATGTGGATGGCCGGCCAGTCGGCTTCATCACCCGCGTGCAGGCCACGCTCGATGAGCGCGACGTCACGACCCAGCTGAAGAAAGCCGGCTTGAGCGATGCGCAGATCGCTTTCAGTGCCGCTTTCAAGGACGGTGCAAAAGTACCGGAGCTGAGTGCCCGGCAGCGGCAGCAGCTGATGGAGCTTGGGCTGATCGGCGAGCTGGCCGATGGCGAAATCGGCTCGCGCTGGTCGGTGCGGGTGAACTACATCTGGCGGCAGAAATTCCCCGCCCGCAAAGTGCTGCGCGTGCACCATGAATACCGTCCCTTCGTTTCCGCCGGCACCGGCGCATCGACGACCGCCGACGACTTCGCACAGCGCTACTGCGCCGACCAAGCCTTCTTCAAAGCCCACGAGAAAATAGCGGCGCGCACGGAGGGCGGTTTCCCCAACGCCCGCGCTGTCTCCTACATCCTCAAGACCGGCAACACCTGGAAGCGCGGCATCGAAGACTTCACCCTGAACATCGTCAAGCGCAGTCCGGTGGAACTGGTCAGCCTATGCTTCCCCGGCGATTTCAAAAGGATCGACGCCCAAACCCTGCAAGTGCGCCTGAAAAACTTCCGTCCCGCCGACGACCTGGCCATTTACTTCGCCAATGTGGAGCACAGCGAGGAGGATGGCTCCGGCGTCATGCCGGCAGCAGCGAAGTAA
- a CDS encoding DUF2306 domain-containing protein — protein MPDLISASSTPFYSQPMRAARGTSRAKATLNAAATLWFLLALTGQLIFVAYIVALYGGAAVRGDLQAWNQVMSHGYVAGDRAGNLAIGAHLLLAAVTMLGGALQLIPRLRTLAPTFHRWNGRVYLTGAVVGSLSGLYMLWFRGAVGDTVQHIGTSLNAALILLCSGMALRTALARSFAAHRRWALRLFLCVSGVWFFRIGLMFWLALNGGPAGFDPKTFSGPFLSFLAYAQYLLPLAVLELYLRCRERGNAAARFAMAAVLFASSAATAVGVTVAAMGMWLPRM, from the coding sequence ATGCCAGACCTGATATCAGCAAGCTCTACCCCCTTCTACTCCCAGCCAATGCGCGCGGCGCGCGGCACCTCGCGGGCAAAGGCTACGCTGAACGCGGCCGCGACGCTGTGGTTTCTGCTCGCGCTGACGGGCCAGCTGATCTTCGTGGCCTATATCGTCGCCCTGTATGGCGGCGCGGCGGTGCGCGGCGATCTGCAGGCCTGGAATCAGGTCATGAGCCACGGTTATGTGGCTGGCGACCGCGCCGGCAATCTGGCGATCGGCGCGCATCTGCTGCTGGCCGCCGTCACCATGCTGGGCGGTGCGCTGCAGCTGATTCCCCGCTTGCGCACCCTGGCTCCCACTTTCCACCGCTGGAATGGACGCGTCTATCTCACGGGCGCCGTGGTGGGCAGTTTGAGCGGTCTGTATATGCTGTGGTTTCGCGGCGCGGTGGGCGACACGGTCCAGCACATCGGCACCAGCCTGAATGCCGCGCTGATCCTGCTGTGCAGCGGCATGGCTCTGCGCACCGCCCTGGCACGCAGTTTTGCTGCACACCGGCGCTGGGCGCTGCGGCTGTTTTTATGCGTCAGCGGCGTCTGGTTCTTCCGTATTGGGCTGATGTTCTGGCTGGCGCTGAATGGCGGCCCTGCCGGTTTCGATCCCAAGACCTTCAGCGGCCCTTTCCTGAGTTTTCTGGCCTATGCCCAGTACCTGTTGCCGCTGGCCGTGCTGGAGCTTTATCTGCGCTGCCGTGAGCGCGGCAACGCGGCGGCCCGCTTCGCCATGGCTGCTGTGCTGTTTGCATCGAGTGCCGCCACCGCCGTGGGCGTGACCGTAGCGGCCATGGGCATGTGGCTGCCCAGGATGTAG
- a CDS encoding polysaccharide deacetylase family protein — MKRSRLAVVLLLLLLIAAAVWFLGGGKTVYHFPGLSGPAQTDSLRPPRNAQLEDFSKGGKSRLAILVTDPESDWLGLAHGLRTIGIPFVLTRDYQAALAHKLVLVYPTISGKVLSADALQALDAFPRKGGTLLGFQVLGGGMNDAFGISGAAGFRAHKTLSIEAEQARAWGLQQEEERLIPLAGKETGMATYAFEASSGKVLARYDDGRAAIVGRDFGMGRTLAIGLDFGAYLAKIYNGRQEVDGAYINVYRPAVDTVLRTLLALYRKAEPLAVTLSTVPDGKPLSLIVTHDIDYGKSIVNAQRYAEVEKQSGISATYFIQTKYVRDWNDDIFYNQEGVAIARKLHGEGMEIASHSVAHSRVFSTVPMGDGKERYPDYAPFVKSRTDTRDASILGELRISRFLLESQVPELRVLSFRPGHLEYPFGLPQALDATGYRYSSSVASGTAATHLPFRLNYNRENKAETPIYEFPITIEDERERPMTGRLPAAQTILQRLAAYGGMCVVLIHPDVFDDKLAFLEALLPAAKKMDAWIGNLRTFGAWWQARDAVAVDVAREGGNIVADISAPAPFSQLAFEVPAGWTLDAAASSGNVVQHGARVTMAQPAKHLKLVFRP, encoded by the coding sequence ATGAAACGTTCGCGCTTGGCTGTCGTGCTGCTGTTGCTCTTGTTGATTGCCGCTGCCGTGTGGTTTCTCGGTGGCGGGAAAACGGTTTACCACTTTCCCGGCCTGAGCGGTCCCGCGCAGACCGACAGCCTGCGCCCGCCGCGCAACGCGCAGCTGGAGGATTTCAGCAAAGGCGGCAAGAGCCGTCTCGCCATCCTCGTTACTGATCCGGAGTCCGACTGGCTGGGACTGGCCCACGGCTTGCGCACCATCGGCATTCCCTTTGTGCTCACGCGCGATTACCAGGCCGCGCTTGCGCATAAGCTGGTGCTGGTCTATCCCACCATCTCCGGCAAGGTCTTGAGCGCGGATGCCTTGCAGGCGCTGGACGCGTTTCCGCGCAAGGGTGGCACCCTGCTTGGCTTCCAGGTGCTGGGCGGCGGCATGAACGACGCTTTCGGCATCAGCGGGGCGGCCGGCTTCCGCGCGCACAAGACCCTGAGCATCGAAGCGGAGCAAGCGCGCGCCTGGGGGCTGCAGCAGGAGGAGGAACGCCTCATTCCCCTGGCCGGTAAGGAAACCGGCATGGCGACTTACGCTTTTGAAGCCAGCAGCGGCAAGGTGCTGGCGCGTTACGACGACGGCCGCGCCGCCATCGTCGGCCGCGACTTCGGCATGGGACGCACACTCGCCATCGGCCTCGATTTCGGCGCTTATCTGGCCAAGATCTACAACGGTCGGCAGGAAGTCGATGGCGCCTATATCAACGTCTACCGGCCCGCCGTCGACACGGTGCTGCGCACCTTGCTGGCGCTGTACCGCAAGGCTGAGCCGCTGGCCGTGACGCTGTCCACCGTCCCCGACGGCAAGCCGCTGTCCCTCATCGTCACCCACGATATCGATTACGGCAAATCCATCGTCAATGCGCAGCGCTATGCCGAGGTGGAAAAGCAGAGCGGCATCAGCGCCACCTACTTCATCCAGACCAAGTATGTGCGTGACTGGAACGACGATATTTTCTACAACCAGGAAGGCGTCGCCATTGCGCGCAAGCTGCATGGAGAAGGCATGGAAATCGCCAGCCATTCGGTGGCCCACTCGCGCGTGTTCTCCACCGTTCCCATGGGTGACGGCAAGGAACGCTATCCGGACTACGCCCCCTTCGTCAAAAGCCGCACCGACACGCGCGACGCCAGCATCCTGGGCGAGCTGCGCATCAGCCGCTTCCTGCTCGAAAGCCAGGTGCCTGAGCTGCGCGTGCTCAGTTTTCGTCCCGGCCATCTGGAATATCCCTTCGGCCTGCCGCAGGCGCTGGACGCCACCGGCTACCGTTACAGCTCCTCGGTTGCCAGCGGCACCGCCGCTACCCATCTGCCCTTCCGCCTGAACTACAACCGCGAGAACAAGGCCGAAACGCCCATCTACGAATTCCCCATCACCATCGAGGATGAGCGCGAGCGGCCCATGACGGGCCGCCTGCCCGCCGCGCAAACCATCCTGCAAAGGCTGGCCGCATACGGTGGCATGTGCGTGGTCCTGATCCACCCCGACGTGTTCGACGATAAACTGGCGTTTCTGGAAGCGCTGCTGCCGGCAGCAAAGAAAATGGATGCCTGGATCGGCAACCTGCGCACGTTCGGCGCCTGGTGGCAGGCGCGCGATGCGGTGGCAGTGGATGTGGCGCGCGAAGGCGGAAACATCGTCGCCGATATCTCCGCCCCCGCGCCCTTCAGCCAGCTGGCCTTTGAAGTGCCTGCCGGCTGGACGCTCGATGCCGCCGCCTCATCGGGCAATGTGGTGCAGCATGGCGCCAGGGTGACGATGGCGCAGCCGGCGAAACACCTGAAGCTGGTGTTTCGCCCTTGA
- a CDS encoding type II toxin-antitoxin system RelE/ParE family toxin codes for MHAIHWKRQAINDLIKIGQYIARESPANAAKMVDLIEGKISPLATHPRLGHIGRKRGTYELVAHESYA; via the coding sequence GTGCATGCCATTCATTGGAAGCGGCAGGCCATTAACGATCTGATTAAGATCGGTCAGTACATTGCCAGGGAAAGTCCTGCGAATGCGGCCAAAATGGTCGATCTCATCGAAGGCAAAATTTCTCCTCTCGCCACACATCCCCGCCTAGGCCATATTGGCCGCAAACGAGGAACATATGAGCTGGTTGCGCATGAAAGCTATGCGTAA